GTGTTGGTTTGACTGTCTGGAaggatggtttttttcttccttccttcatcATGGTCCGCTAGTAATTTGTCGTGCTGCGACACTTTTCCATTCCGTAGGTATGCGTTGCGAAGCGAACGACACGAAGCCTTTCAAGTGCAACATAAAACTGAAGGTGAATGTACGCTTTTTACACGAgtaatttattgcaaacaCCTGCAAAACAATCTGAAAAAAGCACTAtgaaaaacattattattcTAACCAATACCTTTCACACGATGAAACGATCTTCCTGCTGGACCTGCGGGTCGCTTGCTTTGCTTGCTTATCAGTTATGCAGACAACACCAAATGGACACTGTGGCGAATGGGAAGGAACACGCAAAATTACTCGCCAGTCACACGGGTTGCTTTCCCTGCTCTGTTCTAGCGTGACGAATGATTGCTGTTTCAAAGGAATGAACTGCTGATGTTGCGTCAGCCGACACGACCTTTCTTCATGGCCCTTGAAGGTGtcgcaaaaaaaggaaccgaaTAAATCACCCGACACTACACGTTTTAGGCCTCCCGGAATAAAAACTTTAGTGGACGCTCCCCCATCAGATTGTTGGGATGACTCGCACCCAATTATAGCACACCTTATGCGAGCGCGGACGACACTTTTAATTGAATGAGAACCTGGCGAAAAAATAACACTATGACTAAACTGAGTGAGATTCGGACACTGAAAGTTCGAGATTCTAGCACCGTCGTCGTGGTAACGATGTGCGGATGGAATTAGAAGCAGTGCGTTTATGTTCCTGTTTCCCCACCGAATGctttagtttgttttggttcagACGTTCAGGCTGGACCATCTTATTCCGATCTGACATGGGTAGAAAAGTCTTTACTCTGGCACATAGATGGCGCCACTACAACTAAATCCACGAACGTTAACACTTGAAATCATTATTTTAGTAAACTATATTAGTGCATCGAGCTGTCATTTCCAGCGAGGATGAGTAGTGTTTTGAGTGAAgcaatttttgttattgtaaaaGCGGATATTAGAGATATATTTCAtgtatttattcattaattCTTTTGGGTGGGATTGAATACTGTGCAAACCGAAATTATAAATTAGATTGACGACACCGGAACTTTGCGCAAAATATTGGCTTCAACGTATACTCTAGATCTCAACAAAAAGCTCGCTGTACAGAAAATGAGCTAACATCGTTTTGAATATTAGCAAAGAAAATCGTTTTACCTAGGGCAAAGAAATCTACCCGAATGTTACATCAATGTTTCAAGCTAAACACTGAAGTAAGTTGAACCCTTAACTATTTCAATTCCTTTGTTGATCTTCCGTCAGCTTACGCGTAAATTCTTTCGCGTTTTACAAACTATATCAGTTCATTCCCAGATCGTTTAGATATTTCTgcatggttttatttattacagtAAAAAAGTAGGTTGTATAATGTGTCTGTTTCTGCACATCTCTCATTCCTCAGCACGTTTCAATCGATCTCAGAattacacactcacacacgttaATCACGCTTAAATTCGAAAAATTAACCATACATGGTTCGTTTAATTTAACTTCGTAGTAATCCGTTTCCCGGTTGCCCAAACTCGTTTTGTGTTCGTTAACCTTATCTTaccaaaacaatacaaatacTCGTGTCGTTAGTTGTAGCGGTTTACGTTTACGCATGTTAAACAAATTATAGAGGGGGAGTACATGCTGGAACAGGTGGCGAACGAACTATACTGCTAAGTAGCATTATGGTTACTCGTACGATATGGCGTTCTGACATACGTCTACCTTTTGGTCTTTGTGTTATCGCCTTAAGTAACTCTTTCGTCTTTTACCGCTAAGCTTGCCTTGCAACAATAAGAAACGGTGGCGATGTTTAACGTTGAGTAACGATGAATCCAACGAATGGGTAAAAATATAcgaattaatgattttaaaaaagCTTGCTCATAGTTGATGAGTGATAGGCAGAGACATACACATCGATGCAGCGATCGTTAATATTGGCAGGATCATAAAACTGGTGATTAATAGTTTCCTTTATAATGCGAAGACACGATGCATAATTATGGGGTACGGTATGCTCTCTTCCTGTGCTTTGGCAGTAATGTCCAGGAGAGTACAATAAGCAATTGATAATATGTTGGATACTACATTAGCACAATACTCGTAAATCCATCGCAAAACCACACGATCGATCGCTTCCTTCACAAACCAACCTGCTGGTCACAATTTGTACATAATATTGCACCGTTCGTTCACCCGTCCCCCGAACGCCGATGTTTCGATCGTTGGTGAAGAATCTCCCGAGGAGGTCGTAGCGACCACGAGTGAAGTCGTACCTGCTGATGTACCGCCTGCTGATGAGTTTGTAAGGATGTTACCGTTATTGTTTAGCGCGCTGTTGTTATTGATATGATCGTGATCGGCCAGTGTAACTGCTTCTCCAACCACCGACAGCGCGGACGAGTCGGATGATATTGAGGCGGAACGACTACCTCCTGTCGGTGGAAGTGTTACCGAAACTGTTCCACCATTCGAACGACGTTCGCGCTGCGGATGGTGGTAGCTCTTGATAGTGTACTCGTACACGTGGTTGTTGCTGAAACGAGATGCAGCCTGGCGGCGCACAGTCCTATCCTCACCCCATGCTCCTTCCGAAGTCGTATAGCGGACAGCAGTGCCTGCGAGCGGTTGCCTTGACGATGGACCCTGTTGTGCATGACGGCTTCCCGTAGTTGCTGCGGCCGCCCGGAAACATTTAACTGCCGAACAAATTAAACCACACCATCGCCAAGTTCCTTGTTGCGATGAAGAACTACCACCATCGCGACGATCTCTACTACCACCAAGCAGTGGTGGCAGTTGCTGTGTTGTGCCATTATTATTTCTACGATCACCCGGTCCTGCATGTCTACGACGCTGTCTGCGCTGTTCATCCTCATCGAGCAAATCATCCGATAGGCTACCTTCGCTGCTACCGCCACAACCGCTATCGAGCGAGGACGAATTGAACGGTCCATGGTAGTCATCGTGCTCGTTGCTATCGATTGCAACCGCCGGTGTGATGATAAGCAACTGGCTAAACTTTTTCCCTGTGGAAACACGTACCGCCGTCGCCTTGGCCATCGTAGAGCGCGTTGTCGAACGGATGCGAGTAAAGTTAGATCCTACCATACTACCGCTACCATCATTCGTGCTACCACCATTGCTGCCACTACCACCATTTCCATTGCCACCAGTAAGTAATCCTCCCAATGTACCATTGCTGATCGTTCCAGTAGTGGTGCTGGTGCCACCAGAACCATTGCCAGCGCTGACGACTGAAACgagaatgttgttgttttggctaATGTTACTAGCGGCAGAAATCGTCCATCATCTTGCCGGCTCTTCGCCGTTAGTGCCGTCGTCGGGTTTTGCAATCTGGTACGTGATTAAATACTCCGGATATGCCTAGAAGAATGGAGACGAATTAATTCCTAGCATACATAAGTAAACCCTAGCTACAACGGTACCTGCTCGCCTCGGTAGACGACATATTCAGGAAAATGCAGCCCACCAGCCGAAGGTCGTCCAATTACGGAATGATGGCCGGGTGGTGCGTGAGCCATCTTCATAGCGCTAAACTGTAGGAAGGACTTTCCGAGCGCTACCCGACACAGCAACAATTGTCTGCAAAGCATGAATCGTGGACACATCAGTATCAATTAACGTCGCAATTTGATCGGAAACATCGAAACTTACCGATGGCACTGGTAGCAGGATTTATCTTTGTGCGTGGGACATCCAATGCCACCGCCAATACCGTACACGTATTGGTTCGATTTGGAGCTGTGCTCCGCAAAGTAAATACCGGCACCAAACATTCCCCCAATGTACGCGTGCCGCTCGTCGAAACCCTTCTGCACGATGGCATTGATGAATGGGGAACCGTGGAACAGCATCCGCTCACTTGCCTGGTGTCCGTTCTCTTCCGATATTTCCTGCCGCCGATGAACGTACCGTTCCCACAGCTTACGGTTTTGCACTTTTTGTATCTGTGAGTGGATGGAAGATCGTTAGATTTGCATGTCAAGAGAGCAATTATGATCGACACGCAAATACAATAGCCTACCCGAACAATGTTGTAACGATTGAAATAGCCACCTGAATGGCCGTTGTCACGATGCTCCCGTATGGTGGCCTGCATTTCCTCTTCGACCGCAAGGAACTCCTTGTCGTCGGGAAGAAGATCCACCAGCAGTGTGCCTGGGTTTGGTGTAAGTCCAAGCCCTGGAAATGTTTGATTGAACAttaaatttttgatttttctaTTCCTGATTTATATCAAGAATTGTATTAATATTCAAAGTGTCGAGGTATAGATGAACAGGCCagaacaatagaaaaaaataactaaaaaaacGTCCGTTTTACCTGTCGTGGCACGAAGCGTTGCTATGCCCTTGAGTATTTTGTGCCGAAATCCGTACGCCGAAACACCGACCTGCTTCAGATCTTCGTGACCCATCTCGGCCAGAATGTCCATGGTAATCTGTTCACGCTCGAACAAATCTATCAAATGTTCCAGTTGTAAGCTAGTGAGGAACACCGAAACAGAAGACTCAATCGACGGTACGGACGGCATCTTGTCATCGTGGTCTACCACAATACCATCTACGTTTGCTTCGGCACCCTGGGCCGGACTCAGGCAGCTACGTATCGGAAGCTGTAGAAGAGTATTAGACGTTGTTATACATTTAGTACTTTATGCTGTATGCTCGTTTCCTACCTGTGGTACAGGAACGGATAGTGTCATGGAGGCACCCGTCGGCAGTGTTACAGTTTCGGTTGTCGGTGAGCAGCTAGTAGTTAGCAGTGTACCATTACCGTTCAAGATGCCTCCCTGTGATGTGCCAGCAGAATTACTACCGGACGCACCGGTAGCTTGCGAGGCGACCATCGCATCCTGTAGCAAACATTTCACATCCTCGGCTGTTGCGAGATCAAGACTGGTTTGTCCTTCCTGATTCTTCATGAACGGATCAGCACCATGGGCGAGCTGGAGATGGAGAAAATGTTTTAGAGAGAAAAGGTTTTCTGATTTGATAGCCATCAAGGCGCTACAACAACGTACGAGAAGTGAACACAGCTGGGTGCGGCCTTTTTGGGCAGCTTCGTGAAGTGGCGTATAACCCCATTTGTCGGTAGCATTTACCACCGTATTATGTTTAATAAGCAGCGCGGCAATATCAAGATGCCCGTACGAAGATGCATTGTGCAGTGGAATCAATCCACCCTTATCTTGCGCATTCACGTCGGCACCGTGCTCCAGAAGGTATTCCGCAACCTCAAGATTGTTGTATCCCGCTGTATAAAAAGAGGAAAGATTGTAAAAACGCCCCGGAAACTGTTTCTTCCAATCATCCAAAACTTACCAGCCAGATGGAGCGGCGTTGAGTTGCGTCCCTGCGCATCCCGACAGTTGATATTGTCAGGCGAAACGAGTCGTTGAACGCGTGCCAAGTTCCCCTTTTTGGCCGCATCGAGTAGAGCCGCATTGCCACGCAACAAATCAGCCACATCCTGATCACCTTCGCGGACGAGATCGAGCGGTGTTGCTCCGTCACGGTTCTTCTTTGTCACATCAGCTCCGTGCTGCAAATGACCAATAAAAATATTAGTAGTTCGTTTAACGGCAAGGGAACTTTCTCGCTAgactaaacaaaacacacgccaCAACGTACCTTGATCAGTAACTTGACAATTTCGTACTTTCCCTTGGCAGCCGCTTCATGGAGCGGTGTGAATTTCCACAGATCGGCCACGTTGACGTTGGCGCCGTGCTTTACCAGCAGCTCCGTTACCTCGTAATGGCCATACGAGCACGCGTTATGCAacggcaccaaaccacccTTGTCCGACGCATGTACCTCTGCACCGTGCTCGAGTAGGAATTCAACCACCGGCACCCGGTTAAACCCAGCGGCAAAGTGTAACGGTGTCGAGTGGCGCCCATCCAAATCACGGCAGTTCACCGTCATCGGCGAGGATAGTACGATGCGTCGGACCGTATCGAGATCGCCCGCCTTAGCCGCTTCCAGCAGCTGACACTCGAGATCCACCGTATCCGAGGGAGGATCTTGCAGGATCTTCAGCACGTTCTCCGTAGCCAGCTGGGCAGCCGTATAGCCCTGCAGCGATACAATGCCGGTATCGATGCCATAAGACAGCATTAACCGACAGGCCTGGATGTTGTCCTCGCGAGCGCACCGATGCAGCGCGGTCTGGCCAAGCCCGTCCAATGCATCAACCTTGGCACCGTGTCGTAGCAACACATCCATCAGCTCGAAATGCGAATTATCCGCCGCAATATGCAGCGGCGTAAGGAAGTCTTTGTTCTTCTCGTTCAGCAGGGCGCCCTTGCGAATCAACACTTCCAGCACCTGCTTGCGCTTCGGGTATACCGACTGGGCAACGGCGTGCACGGGCGTATCGCCTGAATAAGGATGCACAAAGTTAACCGTTTCCGTAGTCAGATTCTTCTTCAGCCGTTGAATATCTGCCTGTCGGCATGCCTCGAGCACGCAGTGTCCCTTGTATTCATCTAAAAAGAAATGGTATGAAGAATTAGTTGCTTAAAGCAGAGGAAAGTTACAACGGCCAACTTACAGGCAATCTTCTCCTGCAGCTCACGCGTCGGTGCCGAATCGATCGCCGACTTGTTATGGCAGTTTAGCAGCGTAGGGACGGCACCCTCGCTCAACAGCAGGCTGCACACCTCGACCCGGCTCTTCGACGCGGCCTCGTGGAGCGGTGTGAACGCCCACAGATCGCTTGCATTCACGTTACCACCGTGCTTGATCAGCAGTTCGGTCACCTCGAAATGACCATAGGAACAGGCATTATGTAGCGGCACCAAGCCACCCTTATCCTTCGCATGCACGTCCGCACCATGCTGGAGCAATATTTGCACCACCCGGATCCGGTTGTAGCCAGCGGCTAAATGCAGTGGCGTCGATTTCCGGCCATCACTCGCGTGGCAGTTAACGTTCAGCGGTGTGAGCAGCTCCAGCAAACGTTCCTCCGAGCCGGAACGGGCCGCTTCAAGCAGTTCGTCTTTGCGGTACTCGCCGGTCAAGACGGGACGCGTACAGGTATCGGCCAGATCGAGCGGAATCTTGTTTTCCGAGTTGCGAATGCTTGGATCGGCACCGTGCTGCAGTAGCGCGATACAAACGTCAATTTTGCCCTTGCTGGCAGCCTCGTGCAGTGGCGTATAGTTCCAGTTGTCACGCGTGTTCGGATTGGCGCCCGCTTCCAACAGCAGGCGAACTACGTCCGCATGGCCAAACGAACAGGCGTTGTGAAGAGGATGCAGACCACCATCATCTCGCGCTTGTATGGAGGCGCCATTGGCAAGCAAAAACTCAAACACATCTCGTCGTCCGTAACCTGCAATGATGGAAGAGCAAAAGGAAGAGTTTCAGCAAACGAATAAACGATGTGAATGGACGGATCTTTAGTCGTTTGGCCCAATTAGCAGGCCCAACAGCCAAATGAGAAACCAAACGGAGCGTTTTGAAATCAAATGATCGTAACATTATCCAATCTAATCTCTAGGTCAGACAATCGAGGGACGTGACCGTATAAAACTAACAAAAGAGCAACTTTTTCATTTATATTCCTacttttttacaattttcttcttcgctttAAAACAATTCAACAGCTGGGAATTGACCTATTCGCATTAAAATTTGCACTCTCAACTGTAGAAGGTCTAGAATTTAAGACCTAAGTGATAGTGCCAGTCCGAGCAGAGCATTATAATAAGCTATAAATACTTCGCACCCGTACGCCCAACCATAGCTGCAACGTCCCATTTCTTGACCcaattttcaaataatttttgtaCGTTCAAACAAAAGCCTAACCATTCGGCGATGGTTTTGCGACGAAACCGGAAGCCGACGACTTGCCATTATGCGGCACACGACGGTTTGGGGCAGGTTCGATTTCACGGTCCGGTTAGTTCACGTTCATCACGCGCTTTAAACCCcgactgctgttgctgctgcagcactGCCTGCAGTCGATGATTTATTACGGTCAATTTCACCTGCTGACGCTACTGCCTTAGTAGGGGCCTCTCTCGAGCAGTTACACAGAATTATTACACAGAATGAAACATATAATATCGCACACCAACCCCCGGGTGTGCGCGAACTGCTATACATGCCCCACCGGTGTGCCGATGCACAAGacaaaagtgaacaaaaccacacactgcGGATTGCAAAAGCCAAAacggcccccccccccccccccccctggggAGGAGGTATAAAAAGGTGGCAATCATTACACGCGGCTACATTTTGACGTAGCGGCCACAAGAGCAAAAGCTTTCGTAAGGCACCCCGAGCAGCACCCCTCACAAAGCAGCGTCTGTTCCGAGGCGTGTGGCGAGGCGAGGAGCGCTTTGATGgaggatcttttttttcttctgtgcaataaaaaaactgACACTTTTCATAGCATTTTATAACGTCTGAAGGCTTTGCGCGCGCTGTTCATAATGGATTTCGGTTCGGTGAGCGAAATTTGTAATGCTGCTCAGGTTATCGCAGCATAAGGCccattttccttccacttCGCGTGTCTTCGGCATGGTGGACGAGTCGCGGTCATat
The Anopheles moucheti chromosome 2, idAnoMoucSN_F20_07, whole genome shotgun sequence genome window above contains:
- the LOC128310883 gene encoding poly [ADP-ribose] polymerase tankyrase, translating into MSANRSRSMLSVNLEAAAMANDPLRELFEACKTGDLAKVKKLITPQTVNARDTAGRKSTPLHFAAGYGRRDVFEFLLANGASIQARDDGGLHPLHNACSFGHADVVRLLLEAGANPNTRDNWNYTPLHEAASKGKIDVCIALLQHGADPSIRNSENKIPLDLADTCTRPVLTGEYRKDELLEAARSGSEERLLELLTPLNVNCHASDGRKSTPLHLAAGYNRIRVVQILLQHGADVHAKDKGGLVPLHNACSYGHFEVTELLIKHGGNVNASDLWAFTPLHEAASKSRVEVCSLLLSEGAVPTLLNCHNKSAIDSAPTRELQEKIAYEYKGHCVLEACRQADIQRLKKNLTTETVNFVHPYSGDTPVHAVAQSVYPKRKQVLEVLIRKGALLNEKNKDFLTPLHIAADNSHFELMDVLLRHGAKVDALDGLGQTALHRCAREDNIQACRLMLSYGIDTGIVSLQGYTAAQLATENVLKILQDPPSDTVDLECQLLEAAKAGDLDTVRRIVLSSPMTVNCRDLDGRHSTPLHFAAGFNRVPVVEFLLEHGAEVHASDKGGLVPLHNACSYGHYEVTELLVKHGANVNVADLWKFTPLHEAAAKGKYEIVKLLIKHGADVTKKNRDGATPLDLVREGDQDVADLLRGNAALLDAAKKGNLARVQRLVSPDNINCRDAQGRNSTPLHLAAGYNNLEVAEYLLEHGADVNAQDKGGLIPLHNASSYGHLDIAALLIKHNTVVNATDKWGYTPLHEAAQKGRTQLCSLLLAHGADPFMKNQEGQTSLDLATAEDVKCLLQDAMVASQATGASGSNSAGTSQGGILNGNGTLLTTSCSPTTETVTLPTGASMTLSVPVPQLPIRSCLSPAQGAEANVDGIVVDHDDKMPSVPSIESSVSVFLTSLQLEHLIDLFEREQITMDILAEMGHEDLKQVGVSAYGFRHKILKGIATLRATTGLGLTPNPGTLLVDLLPDDKEFLAVEEEMQATIREHRDNGHSGGYFNRYNIVRIQKVQNRKLWERYVHRRQEISEENGHQASERMLFHGSPFINAIVQKGFDERHAYIGGMFGAGIYFAEHSSKSNQYVYGIGGGIGCPTHKDKSCYQCHRQLLLCRVALGKSFLQFSAMKMAHAPPGHHSVIGRPSAGGLHFPEYVVYRGEQAYPEYLITYQIAKPDDGTNGEEPAR